The Streptomyces sp. NBC_00659 genomic interval ATGTCCAGCCATTCCGCGACCTTGTCCCGGTGCTGGTCGGTGGGCAACTGCGCGGCCCGCCAGGCGATTCCGCGGACGCCGTGGTCCAGGAGCAGCCGTTCGAGCGGATCGTGGGCGACGGAGACCGCGGCGCGTTCGCGGTCGGCGAGCCGTTGCAGGAGCTCCTGTTCCGACCGCTGGAGGGCGCCCACGAGCGCTTCGGAGTCCTCGGCCGTGAGGAATCCGGCGTGCACCCGGAAGAAGCGCTGGATCGCGTCGCAGTGCTCCATGGTGGGGCGCCGGTCGCCGTTGATGAGGGCGCCCGCCTGCTGGCGCGACATACCGGCGCCGTCCGCTATCTCCTGCTGCGTGTAGCGGCGGCCGTTGGGCTTGAGCCGGGTGCGGCGCAGCAGGTCGAGGCGTTGCAGGAAGCGTGCCTGAAGGTCGGGTTCGCCGGCGGGGCGGCCGCTCAGCAGTGCCTTCGCCACGGGTTCGGGGACACCGGACTCGGCCGACAGTCGCCGGATGTCGAAGACTTCGGCGTGCGGCACGCCGAGCCGGTCGGCGAGTGCGGTGACCCTGGCCACGACGGCCTGCAGCAGAACCGTCGCCGTGGCGCACGGAACCTCGAAGCCATC includes:
- a CDS encoding helix-turn-helix domain-containing protein, which gives rise to MTDGFEVPCATATVLLQAVVARVTALADRLGVPHAEVFDIRRLSAESGVPEPVAKALLSGRPAGEPDLQARFLQRLDLLRRTRLKPNGRRYTQQEIADGAGMSRQQAGALINGDRRPTMEHCDAIQRFFRVHAGFLTAEDSEALVGALQRSEQELLQRLADRERAAVSVAHDPLERLLLDHGVRGIAWRAAQLPTDQHRDKVAEWLDMLLESVKRPES